The genomic DNA CTTCCGTCGCGTAGTTCTTCTTATAGGCGGAAAGCAGGGCCGCCTCCAGGGCCAGTATGATGGTCTCCGCGTCTATGCCCTTCTCGCGCTCTATCTGTCTGAGCGCCTCGAGCCATTCAACGTTCACTCCCGTTCCCTCCGTCCCGATCCGCCGACTCTACCAGGGAGAATCGAAGTACAACCGCGTCTTCTTCAGGGCTTCGTAGGGGAAGACGATCTCCTCGCCTTCCGTGAACACGGTTATGCCCTCGTCGTCGGCCTTTTTCAGCCGGCCGCGTATCTTCTGCCTTCCCTCGAACGTCTGTCGCAGCACTATTTCGACCTCCCTGCCCAGGAAGCAGCGGTACTCGCGCGGCTTGCGCAGCACACGCTGCAGTCCGGGCGACTCCACCTCCAGGTTGTAGCTCTCGCTGAAGATGTCCTCTACGTCGAGGTGGCGGCTTATCTCCTCGCTCATCTCCGCGCAGGTATCAACGTCTATGCCACCTTCGCGGTCGAGGCATACGGTGACCACGAGTTTCTTCCCCCGCCTCTCGACATCTACCGATACCAGCCGTAGCCCCGCCTCCTCCATAAGGGGGTCTATGACCTCCTCCAACCTGGCCTCGATATCCTTCAAGGGTTGGCCGTACATGGTACCACCTCATCATCAAATAAAAAGTGGGCACTTGCCCACTCGGCTTCCCTGTCACGCTCTTTTCCATCAGAAGTATAGCATATCACCTTTTTTTCAGGCAACCGAAAGGCAGGCTCCAATAAGGCCTCTCAACAGGTAAAACCTTTGCTGGCATAAGGCGCCGGTTTCCTGCTATGGTGGCGCCCTGCACCTGTTTCTCCCCCGTTTCCAGGCGGCCAATAGGCTATGGCCTCCCGCCTGTGGCGCGCATATAATAGTTAGCGTTATCCAGAGACTAGGAAAGGAACGTGGAATTCCATGGACAGGTTCGAGATGGAGAAGATCCGCAACGTGGCCCTATTCGGTCACGGGGACTCGGGAAAGACCTCCCTGGCCGAGGCCATGCTGT from Actinomycetota bacterium includes the following:
- the rimP gene encoding ribosome maturation factor RimP, coding for MYGQPLKDIEARLEEVIDPLMEEAGLRLVSVDVERRGKKLVVTVCLDREGGIDVDTCAEMSEEISRHLDVEDIFSESYNLEVESPGLQRVLRKPREYRCFLGREVEIVLRQTFEGRQKIRGRLKKADDEGITVFTEGEEIVFPYEALKKTRLYFDSPW